One Nesterenkonia populi DNA window includes the following coding sequences:
- the aspS gene encoding aspartate--tRNA ligase, with translation MLRTHTAGEISAELIGQTVTLSGWVARRRDHGGVAFLDLRDASGVAQVVVRDEADFDPLRNEWVLKITGTVERRPAGNENPSIASGEVEIIVSELEVLNKAQALPFQIDEHVEVGEEARLKHRYLDLRRPAPAQALRLRSEANRVAREFLHEQSYTEVETPTLTRSTPEGARDFLVPARLAPGSWYALPQSPQLFKQLLQVGGVEKYYQIARCYRDEDFRADRQPEFTQLDIEASFVEQEDIISLVEELVRRLWRLIDVDIDAPIPHITYREAMERYGTDKPDLRFGLELTELTEYFKDTPFRVFQAPYVGSVVMPGGADQPRRTLDAWQEWAKQRGAKGLAYVLVQEDGELGGPVAKNISDEEKAGLAEAVGAAPGDCIFFAAGEVSSSRALLGAARNEIAQRLGLIEEGSWSFAWVVDAPMFESADDAKAAGDVAVGSGSWTAVHHAFTAPKPEFAETFDTDPGEALAYAYDLVCNGNEIGGGSIRIHRQDVQERVFKVMGISEEDAREKFGFLLDAMKYGAPPHGGFAFGWDRTVAFLAGEDSIREVIAFPKTGGGFDPLTAAPAPITPQQRKEAGVDFKPEKKESAEAPRQS, from the coding sequence GTGCTCCGCACTCACACCGCCGGCGAGATCAGCGCCGAGCTCATTGGCCAGACCGTGACCCTGTCCGGATGGGTCGCCCGCCGACGCGACCACGGCGGCGTCGCCTTCCTCGACCTGCGTGACGCGTCCGGGGTCGCCCAGGTGGTGGTCCGAGATGAGGCGGACTTCGATCCGCTGCGCAACGAGTGGGTCCTGAAGATCACCGGCACCGTGGAGCGCCGTCCCGCGGGCAACGAGAACCCCAGCATCGCTTCCGGCGAGGTGGAGATCATCGTCTCCGAGCTCGAGGTGCTCAACAAGGCGCAGGCGCTGCCCTTCCAGATCGACGAGCACGTGGAGGTCGGTGAGGAGGCCCGCCTCAAGCACCGCTACCTGGACCTGCGCCGTCCCGCCCCCGCCCAGGCCCTGCGGCTGCGCTCCGAGGCCAACCGAGTGGCCCGCGAGTTCCTCCACGAGCAGAGCTACACCGAGGTGGAGACTCCCACCCTCACCCGCTCCACCCCCGAGGGAGCCCGCGACTTCCTCGTCCCGGCCCGCCTCGCCCCCGGCTCCTGGTACGCACTCCCCCAGTCCCCCCAGCTGTTCAAGCAGCTGCTCCAGGTCGGCGGCGTGGAGAAGTACTACCAGATCGCCCGCTGCTACCGGGATGAGGACTTCCGCGCCGACCGCCAGCCCGAGTTCACCCAGCTGGACATCGAGGCCAGCTTCGTGGAGCAGGAGGACATCATCTCCCTGGTGGAGGAGCTCGTCCGCCGCCTGTGGCGGCTGATCGACGTCGACATCGACGCACCCATCCCGCACATCACCTACCGGGAGGCGATGGAGCGCTACGGCACCGACAAGCCTGACCTGCGCTTCGGCCTGGAGCTCACCGAGCTCACCGAGTACTTCAAGGACACCCCATTCCGTGTGTTCCAGGCGCCCTACGTGGGTTCCGTGGTCATGCCCGGCGGCGCCGACCAGCCCCGGCGCACCCTGGACGCCTGGCAGGAATGGGCCAAGCAGCGCGGCGCCAAGGGCCTGGCCTATGTGCTGGTGCAGGAGGACGGCGAACTGGGCGGCCCCGTCGCCAAGAACATCTCCGATGAGGAGAAGGCCGGACTGGCTGAGGCCGTGGGGGCAGCACCGGGGGACTGCATCTTCTTCGCCGCCGGTGAGGTCTCCTCCTCACGTGCCCTGCTCGGAGCCGCCCGGAACGAGATCGCCCAGCGCTTGGGCCTGATCGAGGAGGGCAGCTGGTCCTTCGCCTGGGTGGTGGATGCGCCCATGTTCGAGTCCGCCGACGACGCCAAGGCTGCCGGCGATGTTGCTGTGGGCTCAGGCAGCTGGACCGCGGTGCACCACGCCTTCACCGCGCCGAAGCCCGAGTTCGCCGAGACCTTCGACACTGACCCCGGCGAGGCCCTGGCCTACGCCTACGACCTGGTGTGCAACGGCAACGAGATCGGCGGCGGCTCCATCCGTATACACCGCCAGGACGTCCAGGAGCGCGTCTTCAAGGTGATGGGCATCTCCGAGGAGGACGCCCGGGAGAAGTTCGGCTTCCTGCTCGACGCCATGAAGTACGGTGCTCCGCCGCACGGCGGCTTCGCCTTCGGCTGGGACCGGACGGTCGCGTTCCTCGCCGGCGAGGACTCCATCCGCGAGGTCATCGCCTTCCCGAAGACCGGCGGCGGCTTCGACCCGCTGACCGCCGCCCCAGCCCCCATCACGCCGCAGCAGCGCAAGGAGGCCGGCGTGGACTTCAAGCCTGAGAAGAAGGAGAGCGCCGAGGCTCCCCGGCAGTCCTGA
- the dnaJ gene encoding molecular chaperone DnaJ — protein sequence MSSDYYEALGVSRNASTEEIKKAYRKKARKLHPDVNDAEDAEEQFKLLGTAYEVLADPQKRQNYDATGDPEGRPAGFGGGGGGFGGFSDIFETFFGGGSAGPASRTRRGQDALLRVRIDLRDAVFGTTKEVEVETAVGCSVCDSSGMQPGTRPTTCPDCHGQGQIQRPMRSILGTVVQTQTCPRCTGFGNIIEDPCKECDGQGRVRERRTLKVKIPAGVDRGNRIHLAGEGEAGVAGGPPGDLFIEVDVRTHAVFTRRGNDLHATVTIPMASAALGTTTTIETFDGTEELEVKPGTQSGEVITLRGKGVAHLRGTGRGDLKVHLKVETPTKLSDKQRELLKMLAEERGEKPGESSTEHKGMFKKFREAWESL from the coding sequence ATGAGCTCTGACTACTACGAGGCGCTGGGCGTCTCTCGGAACGCCTCGACCGAGGAGATCAAGAAGGCCTACCGCAAGAAGGCCCGCAAGCTGCATCCGGACGTCAACGACGCCGAGGATGCCGAGGAGCAGTTCAAGCTGCTCGGCACGGCCTACGAGGTGCTCGCGGACCCCCAGAAGCGGCAGAACTATGACGCCACCGGTGACCCCGAGGGCCGTCCCGCCGGCTTCGGAGGGGGCGGGGGCGGCTTCGGCGGCTTCAGCGACATCTTCGAGACCTTCTTCGGCGGGGGCTCGGCAGGCCCCGCCAGTCGTACCCGGCGCGGCCAGGACGCCCTCCTGCGGGTGCGCATCGACCTGCGCGATGCTGTCTTCGGCACCACCAAGGAGGTCGAGGTCGAGACGGCGGTCGGCTGCTCCGTGTGCGACTCATCCGGAATGCAGCCCGGCACCAGGCCGACCACCTGCCCCGACTGCCACGGCCAGGGCCAGATCCAGCGCCCCATGCGATCCATCCTCGGCACCGTGGTGCAGACCCAGACCTGCCCGCGCTGCACCGGCTTCGGCAACATCATCGAAGATCCCTGCAAGGAGTGCGACGGCCAGGGCCGGGTCCGTGAGCGGCGCACCCTGAAGGTGAAGATCCCCGCGGGCGTGGACCGCGGCAACCGCATCCACCTGGCCGGTGAGGGGGAGGCCGGCGTCGCCGGGGGCCCTCCGGGCGACCTGTTCATCGAAGTGGACGTCCGCACGCATGCCGTCTTCACCCGGCGCGGCAACGATCTGCACGCCACGGTCACGATCCCGATGGCCTCCGCGGCGCTGGGCACTACGACGACGATCGAGACCTTCGACGGCACCGAGGAGCTCGAGGTCAAGCCCGGGACCCAGTCCGGCGAGGTCATCACTCTGCGGGGCAAGGGCGTCGCCCATCTGCGGGGCACCGGCCGCGGCGACCTCAAGGTGCACCTGAAGGTGGAGACCCCCACCAAGCTCAGCGACAAGCAGCGCGAACTGCTGAAGATGCTCGCGGAGGAGCGCGGCGAGAAGCCCGGTGAGTCCTCCACCGAGCACAAGGGCATGTTCAAGAAGTTCCGCGAGGCCTGGGAGTCCCTGTGA
- the hrcA gene encoding heat-inducible transcriptional repressor HrcA: MSDTRRLQVLRAIVEDYVHTREPVGSRALVERHNLEVSPATIRNDMAQLEEDGLIAAPHTSAGRIPTDSGYRLFVDRITEVRPLSKAERRAMDLLADTADDHEAMLEQTVRLLATLTNQVAVAQYPQQTSAKIRHVDVVPVTGTRAVVIVILSTGKVEQRMVTLPQPAQDDSLHTIGLRLSEKLAGRSASALPLPAESLMGAVEPALRPAMAIIANALEGLLESGRVDRIIMAGTANLAKSGGDFGPSIAPILEALEEQVTLLRLLHEMQQDRRGLSIRIGQETSHRSLVETSVVAAEYVPSDAGGEGAKLGVVGPTRMDYTSTMSAVRAMARYLSRILSE, from the coding sequence GTGTCCGACACCCGGCGGCTGCAGGTGCTGCGAGCCATCGTGGAGGACTACGTCCACACCCGTGAGCCGGTGGGCTCCAGGGCGCTCGTGGAGCGGCACAACCTGGAGGTCTCCCCGGCGACCATCCGCAATGACATGGCCCAGCTGGAGGAGGACGGGCTGATCGCCGCCCCGCACACCTCTGCGGGGCGCATCCCCACCGACTCCGGATACAGGCTGTTCGTCGACCGGATCACTGAGGTCCGTCCGCTCTCCAAGGCTGAGCGCCGGGCCATGGATCTGCTCGCGGACACCGCCGATGACCACGAGGCGATGCTTGAGCAGACCGTGCGGCTGCTCGCCACGCTGACCAACCAGGTGGCCGTGGCCCAGTATCCGCAGCAGACCTCGGCGAAGATCCGGCACGTCGACGTCGTCCCGGTCACCGGGACCCGGGCGGTGGTGATCGTGATCCTCTCCACGGGCAAGGTGGAGCAGCGGATGGTCACCCTGCCCCAGCCCGCACAGGACGATTCCCTCCACACGATCGGGCTTCGGCTCTCCGAGAAGCTCGCGGGCCGGTCAGCCTCCGCCCTGCCCCTGCCGGCGGAGAGCCTGATGGGCGCCGTCGAGCCTGCCCTGCGGCCGGCCATGGCGATCATCGCCAACGCGCTCGAGGGTCTGCTGGAGTCGGGCCGGGTGGATCGCATCATCATGGCCGGCACTGCTAACCTCGCCAAGTCAGGCGGGGACTTCGGCCCCTCCATCGCCCCGATCCTTGAGGCCCTGGAGGAGCAGGTGACCCTGCTGCGGCTGCTGCACGAGATGCAGCAGGACCGGCGGGGCCTCTCCATCCGGATCGGCCAGGAGACCTCGCACCGTTCTCTGGTGGAGACCTCCGTGGTAGCCGCCGAGTACGTGCCCTCCGACGCCGGGGGCGAAGGCGCCAAGCTCGGCGTCGTCGGCCCCACCCGAATGGACTACACCTCAACGATGTCGGCCGTGCGGGCCATGGCGCGGTACCTTTCGCGCATCCTGTCCGAATAG
- a CDS encoding hemolysin family protein encodes MIITILILGALTAAALAFLLSTAEAAFIRLTRKEAEEIAEKHGSRAVHRILEEPVPHTLALQMWRWVLTTIAVVLITVTAVILMDDLVLGAIVAAVALTVSGFVSAAISPRKVGRAQHEFISAATARMVRGLRLSLGPIPQWLSAAGVRLFPGTAGGDQGFFDDDELLEYIARANESDVIEDAEAELIQSVFEMSSTRVRAVMVPRTDMVTIDADATLDEAMTLFLRSGHSRVPVIRGSADDITGMIYLKDVAYLEHMLRIGRAPEHFSSRGPETILAEELQRDVRYVPESKSVGEFLSELQRETTHVAVVIDEYGGTAGMVTMEDLIEELVGEIVDEYDHEDAEVEPLEDGRLRLSARMSIDDFADAFGIDLEDEEDVDTVGGLLAKHLGRVPIAGSEVEITRRNSTTVVLHADRLTGRRNRVSHVLAWESEGRRGARGAVGTEDEQAALNDDEPEESDSVTESEAAR; translated from the coding sequence ATGATCATCACCATCCTCATCCTCGGCGCCCTGACCGCGGCGGCGCTGGCCTTCCTGCTGTCCACCGCGGAGGCCGCGTTCATCCGGCTCACCCGCAAGGAGGCTGAGGAGATCGCGGAGAAGCACGGCTCCCGTGCGGTGCACCGCATCCTCGAGGAGCCGGTCCCGCACACCCTGGCTCTGCAGATGTGGCGCTGGGTGCTGACCACCATCGCCGTCGTGCTGATCACAGTCACCGCTGTGATCCTGATGGACGACCTGGTGCTGGGCGCGATCGTGGCGGCCGTGGCGCTGACGGTCAGCGGGTTCGTCTCCGCAGCGATCTCGCCCCGGAAGGTGGGCCGGGCTCAGCACGAGTTCATCTCTGCGGCGACCGCACGCATGGTTCGCGGCCTGCGGCTGAGCCTGGGGCCCATCCCGCAGTGGCTCTCCGCGGCTGGTGTGAGGCTGTTCCCCGGCACAGCCGGGGGCGACCAGGGGTTCTTCGACGATGATGAGCTGCTGGAGTACATCGCTCGCGCCAACGAGTCCGACGTCATCGAGGACGCCGAAGCGGAGCTCATCCAGTCGGTCTTCGAGATGTCGAGCACCCGGGTCCGGGCCGTGATGGTTCCGCGCACCGACATGGTGACCATCGACGCCGACGCCACCCTGGATGAGGCGATGACGCTGTTTCTGCGCTCCGGCCATTCCCGGGTGCCGGTCATCCGCGGCTCCGCGGACGACATCACCGGGATGATCTATCTGAAGGACGTGGCGTACCTGGAGCACATGCTGCGCATCGGCCGGGCGCCCGAGCACTTCTCCTCGCGCGGCCCGGAGACCATCTTGGCTGAGGAGCTTCAGCGCGATGTCCGGTACGTTCCTGAGTCCAAGTCGGTGGGAGAGTTCCTCTCTGAGCTTCAGCGGGAGACCACCCATGTGGCGGTCGTCATCGATGAGTACGGCGGCACCGCCGGCATGGTGACGATGGAGGACCTCATCGAGGAGCTCGTCGGAGAGATCGTCGACGAGTATGACCATGAGGATGCGGAGGTGGAGCCCCTGGAGGACGGCCGGCTGCGACTGTCCGCCCGGATGAGCATCGATGACTTCGCCGATGCGTTCGGCATCGACCTGGAGGACGAGGAGGACGTCGACACGGTCGGCGGGCTGCTCGCCAAGCACCTGGGCCGTGTGCCGATCGCCGGCTCCGAGGTGGAGATCACGCGCCGGAACAGCACCACCGTTGTCCTGCACGCGGACCGGCTCACCGGCCGCCGCAACCGCGTCAGCCATGTGCTGGCCTGGGAGTCCGAGGGCCGGCGCGGCGCCCGCGGAGCGGTGGGCACCGAGGATGAGCAGGCCGCGCTGAACGATGATGAGCCGGAGGAGTCCGACTCCGTGACCGAGAGTGAGGCTGCCCGTTGA
- a CDS encoding DUF3097 family protein, producing the protein MPMHSWGPQDLSAHRRAPQLPQAPAETGTVVEETETGWTGAVVGLDHVHGVRSVRLEDRRGAVRTFPLGPGFLIDGEPVELIAPQPRTVRAAPRRTASGSFAVTGQRARAARASRIWVEGTHDAELVEKVWGDDLRAEGIVVEPLHGADDLRGAVAEFQPAPHRRLGVLLDHLVPGSKETRIAQEVMSQPGARGNVLILGHPYVDVWQAVKPERVGLEEWPRIPRGTDIKVGTLRALGLPHSSQRDIAHGWKQILGRVRSYVDLEPTLLGRVEELIDFVTV; encoded by the coding sequence ATGCCGATGCACTCATGGGGACCGCAGGACCTCTCCGCCCACCGCCGAGCGCCTCAGCTGCCGCAGGCGCCGGCGGAGACAGGCACCGTCGTGGAGGAGACGGAGACCGGCTGGACGGGCGCCGTCGTCGGACTCGACCACGTCCACGGCGTCCGCAGCGTCCGGCTCGAGGACCGGCGCGGAGCCGTCCGAACCTTCCCGCTGGGCCCTGGGTTCCTCATCGACGGAGAGCCCGTGGAGCTCATTGCGCCCCAGCCCAGGACCGTCCGGGCAGCGCCCCGGCGCACCGCCTCAGGGTCCTTCGCCGTCACCGGCCAGAGGGCCCGGGCCGCTCGCGCCTCCCGCATCTGGGTCGAAGGCACCCACGACGCCGAACTGGTCGAGAAGGTCTGGGGCGACGACCTGCGCGCCGAAGGGATCGTCGTGGAGCCTCTCCACGGCGCCGACGACCTCAGGGGCGCCGTGGCCGAGTTCCAGCCCGCCCCCCACCGCCGCCTCGGAGTGCTGCTGGACCACCTCGTCCCCGGTTCGAAGGAGACCCGAATAGCCCAGGAGGTGATGTCTCAGCCGGGCGCCCGCGGAAACGTGCTCATCCTCGGCCACCCCTATGTGGACGTGTGGCAGGCCGTGAAGCCCGAACGCGTCGGCCTGGAGGAATGGCCGCGCATTCCTCGCGGCACCGACATCAAAGTCGGCACTCTCAGAGCGCTTGGCCTGCCGCACAGCAGCCAGCGCGACATCGCTCACGGCTGGAAGCAGATTCTCGGCCGGGTCCGCAGCTACGTGGACCTCGAGCCCACTCTGCTGGGACGCGTCGAGGAGCTGATCGACTTCGTGACGGTCTAG
- the era gene encoding GTPase Era encodes MSDGVLIDEFPEHDENYRAGFASFVGRPNAGKSTLTNSLVGEKVAITSSKPQTTRHTIRGIVTREGAQLVLVDTPGLHRPRTLLGSRLNDLVVDTLSEVDVVGFCIPADEKVGPGDRFIASQLTKVSHKPVVALVTKVDKIPKSRLPEQLIAVDQLGREHLAGEKEQADGFAAIIPVSAVDGIQVDTVADQLTGMLPASPPLYPTGELTDEPEAVMVAELIREAALEDVRDELPHSIAVVVDEMAPREGRPEDRPLVDVHATIHVERDSQKAIIIGKGGSRLRQIGSQSREGIVRLLGTPIYLDLHVKVTKEWQRDAKKLNRLGF; translated from the coding sequence TTGAGCGACGGTGTGCTGATTGACGAGTTCCCCGAGCATGATGAGAACTACCGTGCCGGCTTTGCATCCTTCGTGGGCCGGCCCAACGCGGGCAAGTCCACTCTGACCAATTCGCTGGTGGGGGAGAAGGTGGCCATCACCTCGTCCAAGCCGCAGACCACCCGGCACACCATCCGCGGGATCGTCACCCGGGAGGGCGCTCAGCTGGTCCTGGTGGACACTCCTGGGCTGCATCGGCCGCGCACCCTGCTCGGGTCCCGCCTGAATGATCTGGTGGTCGACACCCTCAGTGAGGTCGACGTGGTCGGCTTCTGCATCCCCGCCGACGAGAAGGTGGGCCCGGGGGACAGGTTCATCGCCTCCCAGCTGACCAAGGTCTCTCACAAGCCGGTGGTGGCTCTGGTGACCAAAGTGGACAAGATTCCCAAGTCCCGACTGCCTGAGCAGCTGATCGCGGTCGATCAGCTGGGGCGCGAGCACCTGGCCGGGGAGAAGGAGCAGGCCGACGGGTTCGCCGCGATCATCCCCGTATCGGCTGTTGACGGCATCCAGGTGGACACCGTGGCGGATCAGCTCACGGGGATGCTTCCCGCCTCTCCGCCGCTCTACCCCACGGGCGAGCTCACCGATGAGCCTGAGGCTGTGATGGTCGCCGAGCTGATCCGGGAGGCCGCTCTGGAGGATGTGCGTGACGAGCTGCCCCACTCCATCGCGGTCGTCGTGGATGAGATGGCACCGCGGGAGGGCCGGCCGGAGGATAGGCCGTTGGTGGACGTGCACGCCACCATCCACGTGGAGCGCGACTCCCAGAAGGCCATCATCATCGGCAAGGGCGGCAGCCGGCTCCGGCAGATCGGCTCACAGTCCCGGGAGGGCATCGTCAGGCTGCTGGGCACACCCATCTACCTGGACCTGCACGTGAAGGTCACCAAGGAATGGCAGCGCGACGCGAAGAAGCTGAACCGGCTCGGATTCTGA
- a CDS encoding PhoH family protein, which translates to MRLSITETPNAEEPVEGQPAAERQVTFADAETMFRTLGVQDLAVRILAGLYPEASIGLRERQITVSGHSTDVAQIVEVLTQLRTLAAAGTTATEEIAEQIITMVRSQNATTSARMVATNILSHRGRTIRPKTANQQRYVETIDESTVVFGIGPAGTGKTYLAMAKAVQALQAKEINRIILTRPAVEAGEKLGFLPGSLNEKIDPYLRPLYDALHDMLEPESIPQLMASGTIEVAPLAYMRGRTLNDSFIILDEAQNTTAEQMKMFLTRLGFNSKIVVTGDITQVDLPRGTDSGLRTVLDILSGVDDISITRLTSEDVVRHELVGRIVDAYDRYQAGEPRPRRESRP; encoded by the coding sequence GTGAGGCTTTCCATTACTGAGACCCCGAATGCCGAAGAGCCCGTCGAGGGCCAGCCCGCCGCTGAGCGGCAGGTGACCTTCGCCGACGCCGAGACGATGTTCCGCACCCTCGGTGTGCAGGACCTGGCCGTCCGCATCCTCGCCGGCCTCTACCCGGAGGCCAGCATCGGGCTGCGCGAGCGTCAGATCACCGTGAGCGGCCACAGCACCGACGTGGCCCAGATCGTCGAGGTCCTCACCCAGCTGCGGACCCTCGCGGCAGCGGGCACCACCGCCACGGAGGAGATCGCAGAACAGATCATCACCATGGTCCGCTCGCAGAACGCGACGACCTCCGCGCGCATGGTCGCCACCAACATCCTGTCCCACCGGGGGCGGACCATCCGGCCGAAGACCGCCAATCAGCAGCGGTATGTGGAGACGATCGATGAGTCCACCGTGGTCTTCGGGATCGGGCCGGCAGGCACCGGCAAGACCTATTTGGCAATGGCCAAGGCGGTCCAGGCGCTGCAGGCCAAGGAGATCAACCGAATCATTCTGACCCGCCCCGCCGTGGAGGCCGGGGAGAAGCTCGGCTTCCTGCCCGGCTCGCTCAACGAGAAGATCGACCCGTACCTGCGGCCGCTCTACGACGCCCTGCACGACATGCTGGAGCCGGAGTCGATCCCTCAGCTCATGGCCTCCGGCACCATCGAGGTGGCGCCGCTCGCCTACATGCGCGGCCGCACCCTCAACGACTCCTTCATCATCCTTGATGAGGCGCAGAACACCACCGCCGAGCAGATGAAGATGTTCCTCACCCGCCTCGGGTTCAACTCCAAGATCGTCGTCACCGGGGACATCACTCAGGTGGATCTGCCCCGCGGCACTGACTCCGGACTGCGCACCGTCCTGGACATCCTGAGCGGAGTGGACGACATCAGCATCACCCGCCTGACCTCCGAGGACGTGGTCCGCCATGAGCTCGTCGGCCGCATCGTCGACGCCTACGACCGATACCAGGCCGGAGAGCCGCGGCCCCGCCGGGAGAGCCGCCCATGA
- a CDS encoding 16S rRNA (uracil(1498)-N(3))-methyltransferase: MTAPLFHLRPGALDGATSGSVILLDGAEGHHAATVMRLAPGEEIQLSDTERTRVSGVVRESGEGRLRLEVRESVIDPEQLPRLVLVQALAKDKRDLQAVESAAELGADRIIPWQAERSVAKWKAGREAKKHSEWASTAAAAAKQTRRTGIPPVEQLHTTGQYVRRVSGEPGTAVLVLHETEKISLRDALAQLGALGEAVAAPQELHLVVGPEGGISDAELAQLTEAGARTARLGATVLRSSTAGPAALAGAQLLLGRWDWPLS; encoded by the coding sequence ATGACGGCCCCCCTGTTCCACCTGCGGCCGGGCGCCCTCGACGGCGCGACCTCCGGATCAGTCATCCTGCTGGACGGTGCAGAGGGCCACCATGCCGCCACCGTGATGCGGCTGGCGCCCGGCGAGGAGATCCAGCTCTCCGACACGGAGCGGACCCGGGTGAGCGGCGTCGTGCGCGAATCCGGCGAGGGCCGGCTGCGCCTGGAGGTCCGCGAATCCGTCATCGACCCGGAGCAACTCCCCAGGCTCGTCCTGGTGCAGGCGCTGGCGAAGGACAAGCGGGACCTGCAGGCCGTGGAGTCCGCCGCCGAGCTGGGGGCCGACAGGATCATTCCCTGGCAGGCCGAGCGCTCTGTGGCGAAGTGGAAGGCCGGCCGGGAGGCCAAGAAGCACTCCGAATGGGCAAGCACCGCGGCGGCCGCGGCCAAGCAGACGCGACGCACCGGCATCCCGCCGGTCGAGCAGCTGCACACCACCGGCCAGTACGTCCGCAGGGTCAGCGGCGAGCCGGGCACCGCGGTCCTCGTGCTCCATGAGACGGAGAAGATCAGCCTCCGGGACGCTCTCGCCCAGCTCGGAGCCCTCGGAGAGGCCGTGGCCGCCCCGCAGGAGCTTCACCTCGTGGTGGGCCCGGAGGGCGGCATCAGCGACGCGGAGCTCGCCCAGCTGACGGAGGCTGGGGCGCGCACCGCACGGCTGGGCGCCACCGTGCTGCGGTCCTCCACGGCCGGCCCCGCGGCCCTGGCTGGAGCCCAGCTGCTCCTTGGGCGCTGGGACTGGCCGCTATCCTGA
- a CDS encoding DUF4870 domain-containing protein — protein MSQSHTSRPTASQQMRGSDSSAPPLTPEEDRRWATLAHFGGLAGCFPSLGVYLIFRDRGPFTAQESREALNFTLPLTIVLIALFALGYLPAVGWIFSLSAVFLWAIMAITGLVAGAECNKGRPYRYRLNFRFIE, from the coding sequence ATGTCGCAGTCGCACACTTCCCGCCCCACCGCATCCCAGCAGATGCGCGGCTCCGATTCGTCCGCCCCGCCGCTGACCCCTGAGGAGGATCGCCGGTGGGCCACCCTTGCCCACTTCGGCGGCCTCGCCGGATGCTTCCCCTCCTTGGGCGTCTACCTGATCTTCCGCGACCGCGGCCCCTTCACCGCGCAGGAATCCCGGGAGGCGCTGAACTTCACCCTGCCGCTGACCATCGTTCTGATCGCGCTCTTCGCGCTCGGATACCTGCCGGCCGTCGGCTGGATCTTCAGCCTCAGCGCCGTCTTCCTCTGGGCCATCATGGCCATCACCGGGCTCGTCGCGGGCGCAGAGTGCAACAAGGGCCGCCCCTACCGCTACCGACTCAACTTCCGCTTCATCGAGTAG
- the ybeY gene encoding rRNA maturation RNase YbeY, with amino-acid sequence MSFSITDESSHELVTPEDLAELTDLAAFLYGHLHLRPEVELAVTLVDERQMEQLHLDWMDLPGSTDVMSFPMDELSPGLPGRPVEAGTLGDIVLCPAVGASQAEAHGHSLADELCLLTAHGVLHLLGYDHGEEASREEMFRLQRLLLEEYLGRDAPAPTESDHA; translated from the coding sequence ATGAGCTTCTCCATCACTGACGAGTCCAGCCATGAGCTGGTCACCCCGGAGGATCTGGCCGAGCTGACCGACCTGGCCGCGTTCCTCTACGGGCATCTGCACCTCCGTCCGGAGGTGGAGCTGGCGGTCACCCTTGTGGACGAGCGGCAGATGGAGCAGCTCCACCTGGACTGGATGGACCTGCCCGGATCCACTGACGTGATGAGCTTCCCCATGGACGAGCTCTCGCCCGGACTGCCGGGCAGGCCGGTGGAGGCCGGCACGCTGGGAGACATCGTCCTATGCCCCGCAGTGGGCGCTTCCCAGGCCGAGGCTCATGGGCACTCGCTGGCCGATGAGCTCTGCCTGCTGACGGCGCACGGGGTGCTCCACCTCTTGGGGTACGACCACGGCGAGGAAGCCTCCCGCGAAGAGATGTTCCGCCTGCAGCGGTTGCTCCTGGAGGAATATCTGGGCCGTGATGCCCCTGCGCCCACTGAGAGCGACCACGCCTGA